A single region of the Vicia villosa cultivar HV-30 ecotype Madison, WI linkage group LG4, Vvil1.0, whole genome shotgun sequence genome encodes:
- the LOC131596809 gene encoding uncharacterized protein LOC131596809, whose amino-acid sequence MAPILHFDKNPRGKKSSFSVMTQSENEFDEIVKEIECFCSMVTKGMTNVVKKETTIPKEVLEILEGFKDLTIEELPNDLPPMQDIQHQIDLILGSSLPNLPHYRMSPKENEILRGHIENLSKKGFIYGIQVDEDKVSAIREWPTLRSVTKVRSFYGLTTFYMRFIKVFSTITAPITECLKKGKFNWGFEQE is encoded by the exons ATGGCTCCTATTTTGCACTTTGATAAGAATCCAAGAGGAAAAAAATCTAGTTTCTCGGTGATGACGCAGAGTGAAAATGAGTTTGATGAGATTGTAAAAGAAATTGAATGTTTCTGTTCAATGGTGACCAAAGGGATGACGAATGTTGTAAAGAAGGAAACAACGATTCCAAAAGAAGTGCTAGAGATCCTTGAAGGTTTCAAGGATTTGACTATAGAGGAATTGCCAAATGATTTGCCTCCCATGCAAGATATTCAACATCAAATTGACCTCATCTTGGGGTCTAGCTTGCCAAACCTTCCTCACTATCGTATGAGCCCTAAGGAGAATGAGATTTTAAGGGGGCATATTGAAAATTTGTCGAAGAAGGGATTTATTT ATGGGATTCAGGTTGATGAAGATAAGGTGAGTGCTATAAGGGAGTGGCCTACACTTAGATCTGTGACTAAGGTTCGTAGCTTTTACGGCCTGACCACCTTCTATATGAGGTTTATCAAAGTTTTCAGTACCATCACTGCACCTATTACTGAATGTTTGAAGAAAGGGAAATTCAATTGGGGGTTTGAGCAAGAGTAG